One genomic segment of Mytilus galloprovincialis chromosome 5, xbMytGall1.hap1.1, whole genome shotgun sequence includes these proteins:
- the LOC143075641 gene encoding uncharacterized protein LOC143075641: protein MVAKFIVFCFVAAISKVNGRQETRLSKENALSFLSRKILSSSKHVEYSLCADSYYCSMHLGECSSEEVKEDVCQDQCSYFQTCFFHFDGANCWGQNTHCSKIEPFKQGKGSFAFLMILTVVCISLIIALVVMCVKKYKKQRTTSPMRSWPTYQNSYTGQEQYVQFVNRYPVINHLGHLQIPGSSGSNANSRNLPTYDEAAGAKRPELNAINNQQLRETPTAPGHDSMQNIPPLQSNFTSS, encoded by the exons ATGGTGGCAAAATTT ATCGTTTTCTGTTTTGTTGCTGCCATTTCGAAGGTTAACGGAAGACAAGAAACAA GGCTCAGCAAAGAAAATGCCTTATCTTTCCTCAGCCGGAAGATTTTATCGTCGTCGAAACACGTAGAATATTCGTTATGTGCTGATAGTTATTATTGTAGCATGCACCTAGGGGAATGCTCG TCAGAAGAAGTTAAAGAGGATGTATGTCAGGATCAATGTTCCTATTTCCAGACTTGTTTCTTCCACTTTGATGGAGCTAATTGCTGGGGTCAAAATACTCACTGTAGCA aaataGAACCTTTCAAGCAGGGTAAAGGAAGCTTTGCCTTCTTGATGATACTCACGGTAGTGTGCATCAGCTTGATTATTGCCCTGGTCGTCATGTGTGTAAAGAAATACAAGAAGCAGCGGACAACATCTCCGATGAGATCCTGGCCAACATATCAGAATAGTTATACTGGCCAGGAACAATATGTTCAATTTGTCAACCGATATCCGG TCATCAATCACCTTGGACATCTGCAAATTCCAGGAAGCAGTGGAAGCAATGCAAACAGCAGAAATCTGCCCACGTATGATGAAGCAGCAG GAGCAAAACGACCAGAGTTAAACGCAATAAATAATCAACAACTAAGAGAAACTCCGACTGCACCTGGTCATG ATTCAATGCAAAACATTCCACCGCTGCAGTCTAACTTTACTTCATCATAG
- the LOC143075640 gene encoding uncharacterized protein LOC143075640 isoform X1: MMRTGSKKLKFKMLQCRVFPVLVFTAMFVFSLIGVSFGKEKYGKCIKYAVGESKPALNGDRYCITSGKYVYCREVECPATQCVKPLVPSHGACPYCPGTCSYGGGVYQINDGVLDLDGVNGCSCRAKNVLICTKIGQMSAENMCFKKHRLE; this comes from the exons ATGATGCGAACTGGTTCAAAG aaactgaaattcaaaatgttacagTGTAGAGTGTTCCCTGTGTTGGTATTTACTGCCATGTTCGTGTTCAGTCTTATTGGAGTATCTTtcg gaaaagaaaaatatggaaaGTGTATAAAGTATGCTGTTGGAGAAAGCAAACCTGCGCTGAATGGAGATAGATATTGCATAACAAGTGGAAAGTATGTGTACTGTAGAGAAGTTGAGTGTCCTGCCACACAATGCGTGAAACCTTTAGTTCCTAGCCATGGAGCATGTCCATATTGTCCAG gTACTTGCAGTTACGGTGGAGGAGTTTATCAAATTAATGATGGCGTTCTTGATCTGGATGGAGTAAACGGCTGCAGCTGTCGCGCCAAAAATGTCCTAATATGTACAAAAATTGGCCAAATGAGTGCAGAAAACATGTGTTTTAAAAAGCATAGATTAGAATAA
- the LOC143075640 gene encoding uncharacterized protein LOC143075640 isoform X2, which produces MLQCRVFPVLVFTAMFVFSLIGVSFGKEKYGKCIKYAVGESKPALNGDRYCITSGKYVYCREVECPATQCVKPLVPSHGACPYCPGTCSYGGGVYQINDGVLDLDGVNGCSCRAKNVLICTKIGQMSAENMCFKKHRLE; this is translated from the exons atgttacagTGTAGAGTGTTCCCTGTGTTGGTATTTACTGCCATGTTCGTGTTCAGTCTTATTGGAGTATCTTtcg gaaaagaaaaatatggaaaGTGTATAAAGTATGCTGTTGGAGAAAGCAAACCTGCGCTGAATGGAGATAGATATTGCATAACAAGTGGAAAGTATGTGTACTGTAGAGAAGTTGAGTGTCCTGCCACACAATGCGTGAAACCTTTAGTTCCTAGCCATGGAGCATGTCCATATTGTCCAG gTACTTGCAGTTACGGTGGAGGAGTTTATCAAATTAATGATGGCGTTCTTGATCTGGATGGAGTAAACGGCTGCAGCTGTCGCGCCAAAAATGTCCTAATATGTACAAAAATTGGCCAAATGAGTGCAGAAAACATGTGTTTTAAAAAGCATAGATTAGAATAA